Below is a genomic region from Henckelia pumila isolate YLH828 chromosome 3, ASM3356847v2, whole genome shotgun sequence.
aaaaaaaaaaaaaatttattcttttgtttagactttgattattgtctaacatggtttaataatgattaatgagattaatgagagattagaactcggatcatcacaatGTAACAAGGAAGAAAGTCTGCACGTTCATATATGATTTGTTATTGACTcgttattatatattaatccCGAGTAtgataattaatctcaagatttttctcataaattaTTTGATGTATAGAGATCAAATATGATTTATGTTTTGGACAAGTCTAATCTCATTTACGAAATAGAGATCTACGAAATATGGGTAAAACAAAATCCaaacttttaattatatttggacatatatttataaaacttgtttataaaagtattttttaaaatttttttaaaatattttaaaaattattttaagaataaatatttaatttgaacaaTTATACTTAaagaacatttttaaaaaaatattttttttaaaaattttatcttaatacatattttaaatttgcttcacttataaaatattaaaaatatttttaaagtaaatATCCGAATGAAACCTTTAAAACAACAAATTTTAATATCGAGCAATAATTTTGACATAGAATATCGTGAAATTAACCACTGAACAAAAGTTTGGGGATATTAATTTAgcgagttatttgcaccaaacacccatgtgaaatattgaaaatgcacacttcacccctgtgaaattttaataggcatcttcaaccctaaccttttaaaaaattaacacaCTCACCCCTTCAGATGaatgattgttgcgcacgcgcccctcatgcgactgtgcaaagattttgatatttttttttgcacaaaatacccctgtgaaatataaaaaatacatatttgactcctgtgaaaataatttttaaatctattcaacccataatacacaatttttattaaaatctaattataaaatatttagcaaaaacttttcgttttattaattttatttttaattttaaatttaaatttattatgattatataattattttctaaaaaatattattattttatctttttatcaatattttattagtttttcttcttgttttcaacttttcaattaaaaatatattcataaacgagatttaaatacctaaaagtactaaaatattaaatcaaaatgataatttcatgcatattacttttcaatttaggattatagatttttgaaccaaaatataaattttttaaaatgcattgtagaatttgcattaaataataatacacaatatttattaagatctaattataaaatatttttaaaatatttttaattttatttattttaatttttaatttaaatttataatttataattaatttatttcaaaaaaaattattattttatctcgttatcattattttatcaaatcacttcgtgttttaaaattttccatTAAATATGATTCATATATaaagatttaaatatctaaaaatactaaaatattgaattaaatgaTAAGTTCAAGAATGTTACCTTTTcgatttataattatataaacatgttatttttttattatttattacaaattatgcaatgcatattctcgtaaaatttaaattttggttcaataatatatagttttAAATCGAAAAAGCAATATGTTTAAACTTATctgtttagttcaatattttggtacttgaaattatttaaatacttgtttatgaatgcatgtttaatgaaaaagttgaaaacaagaataaagtttaataaaataatgataagaagataaaataataatattttttagaaaataattatataattataataaatttaaaattaaaaataaaattaataaaacaaaaagtgtttgctaaatattttataattagattttaataaaaattgtgtgttATGGGttgaataattttaaaaattattttcacaagggtcaaatatgcattttttatattttacaagggtatttggtgcaaaaaatatcaaaatctttacCCAGTAATATGAGGGGCGCGTgggtgtgctaattttttaaaagattagggttgaagatgctattaaaatttcacagcggagaagtgtgcatttttaatatttgaaaattttcaagtgtgcattttcaatatttgtgAGGGTGTTTGTTCAAATAAATCTTAATTTAGCATCATCTCCGCTTGAGCCCAGAATCACCTTTGCAACTGTTGTTCCCTCGACGAATCGCGAAACGAGAAGAAGGCGAATCGCACAAGGTTACCTGCTTACTCTCTGATTTCCGACAAATTGCATACGTGTGACTGTTTGAGGATTATACGAATTCCTTTGTATTGATATAGCGTACGTGAACTGCGTAATTGTAATGTGTACTCCtggtaaaaaaaaagaaaaaaaaaagacgaCCTTTATTGCTGAGTTACCGATTTCATGAGTATGTATATATTGGGCGACCTAATTTGGAGATACAATTGACGTTTTTTTCAACTGGAAATGAAATTGATAGTGTTTTTTAGCTTTTGTATGCTATTTGAGTTCGTTGGCTGGTTTCAGCTTCCAAAGTTAAAGTCACGTGGACAGGGGCCGAGATTGAGTGGTTGTCATCTCGAAAAATTTCAGCTGTCTGAATTCTGCGTGAGCTTGAGCTAGCTAGGAGCTCAGCTTGGGCCAGTAAACCTTGCTATTATTAGAGTTGATAGATAGTTTGCACCATTGGCCCATCTGATTCTTCTTTTGGGTTTTAGGTTTTCCTTTGCCTGCTAAAATGGTGGAAACGCTGTTTGAAGACATATTTCGAGTGGAAGCACTAGACCCAGATGgtaaaaaatttgataaaggTACCCTTTTGGTTATTTTATCCACACTCATCTTTTTTTTTCCATGTGTATGTGAGATAGAGATGTAGATGCACATAGTATTTATATGTCAGAAAATTTAAAGGGTTCTTTACAATAGTTGATTGCTTATCCGCCCTTAATTTGTAATAATTCTGTAAAAAATAAGCGCCAAGAATATATGCAGTAAACGAGTATTGAAGACAACATATACGAAAATGAATAAAGGTTGATTTACGTGTCTATGAAACCAACACTTTTACTGTAAATCACGGGTAAGGTGAGACCCGTGTATTAGAGGGTGTGAAATCCATTTGAAGCTAAAGTTCCAGTCTACTAATTTAATTCTTTCCATACTCCACACACtaagttgttattttcagaAATATATTTTCGGTGTAAGAAACTAAGCGATAATTGTTGAGTTTAAACGAGCTAGGGTGCTCAAGGAACTCCGGCATTGACTGATTTTTGTGGTTGAGAATAGTGGCTACAATCCTCGAAGGAGGCTAGCTGGGGCACATGTAAATGCTGACAAAATTATACGTCCTTCGGAAAAACGTAACTAAGCTCAGCACTGAACATAACAGAGCAGTAAATTCTAACAACTGGAACATAACAACAGTAGAATCTAAGCAAAACCTTGGCTGCAGAGGAGGCAGCATCAGTTGGGCTAGCAACAATTATATTTGTGTAGAGACTTCTCACTTATGTTTACAGTTGATTTTAGTAGTATTGCTCAAGCGGAAATGCTAGTTTACCACAGTTATTTCATGTTTTATCAACCTCCTTTTGTAAAATATATTTACACCTCTTTGAAAGAATAAATGATCTTGATTATTGTTCTTCtaatcaaacaaaaaaatatatcatacaCCGTACAAAATTGATTGCCATGATTTTTGTATATTAATgagaaatgaaaaataatatgtaTTCATGACTATGTGTTTGCTTCTGAAAATATTGAGGACCAGAAAGGCATTAATTGATAatctgattttttatttttttttggaatcaTAGCACTAAGAAGCGTGTTGGTAATCtgatgtttaatttattatattagtcTCTTAGAATTTATCTAATTGTCTATATTCATCATAACAAATTATTTATGATAATCCACTAATACCTTTTCCATTTTGAAAAGATTTGACACCACTAATTGAATTTTTCTTTGGTGGTGAGGTCAATTAAACATTTATCCCTAATTCCCTTGTAATGTACATATGAGATGAATATGTATCTAAGGCTATTTTGAAGACCAGGTTGGTCATTAACCGTTGGATTAGTTGTAGCTCTGCTTTGGCAAGCTGCTATGTCCACCTGTGCCTGTGCTCATTGCTGTCCACTGGGAAATATGCTCGAGGCTGGGTATTAGAAATTAGATATCCATTCTAAGCATTGCTCTAAGACCCTAAAGTAGGCTCAGTTAATTAAGCCCAACATTTGAGGCGTGTGAGGCCATCATAAACATGATGAGTTAATCTCACCTTTAGGACTTGACTATCTATGAAAATTGGCCATTCACACCTTGAATGGATGACCTGTAAATGATAGATCAGTTAGGATAATGAAGAGATGAAACATAGTAGAAACTGCTATTGACGGGAGTGGTGTTGACTAACAGCACAAACTGCTGTTAACTAACAGCAGTGCTGTTACACAAATTAGCTGATTTAAGAAATATGGTTCTGTAATAGATGAATACACTTCCAAGTGAAAAAATGAGCATCTTTAATCTGGGCCCGTCTGCACATTAACAGCACAAACTGCTGTTAAATCAGAAACGAATACTTGTGTGTTCAATCCTATGATTTTCTTACTGTTTTCATGCTTCTCTAAGTTATCCTTCCATACTATGTACTGCTTTAATCTTTGTTCTGTGACATGTCTTGATCTGGAATGTTGTCCATCCAAACTTTTAATCTTTTGTTATTCTTTCTTTAGCTTCACGCATTGCTGCCAGAAGTGAACAATTTGACATGCTCTTGTACCTTGATGTCAATACGGATATATATCCGATGTATGTTGGAGAGAAATTTATGATGGTCTTGGCATCTACTCTGAATTTGGATGGAACACCAGACAGTGGTTTCTACACTCCGGTACACGTGCTTGACATATTACAAGTTTTTGCAACTTTTGTTCAGTTACATATTCCCACAAATTTTTTTCCCCTAGTAACATCCAGTTACATGATTGTAGAACATTTTATTGCTCTGTTTAGTGGAGACATTGTATTTGAGCGCAAGCAGATTCATGTTGATACTTTCTTGATACAAGAGCCAGTTTCGTTAAGTTCTTTATCCTCATTGGTTGCTGTTGCAAAATTTGCAAGCTGTACTGTTTTGCAAATATATTTGTAGGTTGGGATCTTGTTGATACCAATAGGCTGACCATAGGCTCCTCGGTAGCTTTAGAATTATATTTTACTGTCCCCTTGCTGAATTCTGGCCTGTCTTGGGAATGAAACAGCTCATAAGGCACACAATTGAAACAGAGGTACTTGTCCTCTAGTTTGTGGAGTCGTGACATTCAGATTGATGTGAAGCAACAAACTTACTCATGCATTATCAATATCAAGGGAAAACAAAATATCAGTTACCTGTACTTTTTCTTGGGTTTTTCTGGTCAAATGCTATTTTATATTCCAGTTGAGCAACTAATTATTCTCTTGCACTGTCACTGGGAGAAACAATTGATTAGCTTTGTGTTAATTATAATCTGATTTCAGGGTAACAGAAAATCGCTTGCAGATAAGTTTGATTATGTCATGCAAGGGAAGTTGTACAAAATCTCTGAAGAGACCAAAGAGAAGCATGTTAAAGCGTATGCATTCATCTTTCATGACATTCATATGTGTGTTTTGCTGAAAAGTCACCTAGAAACTATTGTTATTATAATACATATCTGGGAGTAGAATGCTAGTGAAACAATGGTAAAGAAGTGATCAATTACATCTTCAACATTTCCTTGGTGCAACCTGCACTCTTTCTTAATCTTCATTGCATGTTCGAACAATTTGGTAATATTGATGATTTAGTAAATGGTTGTGTTTCCATGGTTTTTGTTAATTTTCCGCTTCAATTCCTTCTTTACCTAGTGTTGATTAATGTTGTATGCTTTTAGTGTATTTTGTCCGAGATTTGTTTGCTACTGGTTTTAGGGATATATATGTTTCCTTTGGTGGGCTACTGATGATGCTCAAGGGAGATCCTTCGATTGCTGCTAGATTCGAACTGGACCAGAAGTTGTTTGTTCTACTACGAAAGGTATGAAATCCATGCCAGCTGGAAAACTGTTTGATGCCCGTCTAGAAGAAATCCGCAGTCCTGGTTcacttttcttcacttttcttGATTTCAAGAAAATTGAAATTTGCTTGCTGTAAGAAGTTGAGAGTTGAAATGATTGAGAAACTCTTTGTAGGCAGCTATTGCTTTCCGACAACATGctatttatatacatagttATGCGCACATGAAACTCTACGGTAGCTCGCATGAACGATGCACCAGCTAACATGAAATCTCTGTCGAAAAATCTCTATCTATGGTTTAGAGTTTTTGTGCTTGTgattgtttgatctgaaagtAGGATCCACGAGTGTAAAATAGGTACTGTTTACTCAATACATGAAACATGATACTCAAATACAAGTAAATCcttataataaattataattatttcttatgttataaaaaaattataatgtaTCTTAATAAACTCGAATATAACACTTTTATTTACAACCTGAAAATGTAATattgtaaaaattataataattattttgtatatatacatataaagatcaaattttaaaaaaatatatcttaCTACTAAGaacaatcaattttttttgggTAAAAAAGGGGAAAAAATGAGTATTCGGTTAAACTAATTTTAGGCTTCACGAAATTAATTGGAAGTTACTTAGTATAAGAtgcaaaattttaattaaatagtaaGATATTGTGAACTTTATTCATTTGAcgagataattttttttattgtgaaaaatatttacacaaaaatatattaactacaaatttttatttagttttaaaatataaatgtatTTTTATAAGATAATGTGATTacttgaaaatattattttttaaaatttagataaaaaaaaattgttatggAATAAGATATTAAAATATGAGAATGAAATATCACTTGattgaaaaatttaaataaaaagggaaaaaattaaaattaaaaaatgacaaatcggtaaaaacaaaacaaaaaacaaaagtaACGATAATTTAATGAATTGTGTAATTTTGTTTCTAAAtttttacatattttttttatacatgTAACGTTTTAAGTATTATTTTAGGACTTAAGATCGATTTACTAAAATTAGAATAACCAATAAACGAATATCAttgtcaatatatatatatatatatattaccatAAATAAACTAGAAATAAAAAATGAGCgtatttatttttaacaaatACGGAATACAAAATCTTCGattatatagtttttttttttcttaaaaataagagtttttattgaatttcttCTCTCCTGCACTCTACCACGTCAGactcaaaccaaataaaaacCCTTGCACTACCGCCGCCGCCCTCACCACCGTCGACGTCCACCGCTCCAGCCTCTCACAGGGTAGCCACCACCATCCAAGTCCACACCTTCAGCAGTTCGACGTTCACCAGTCACCATGGCAGTACTGTAATTTCTTTTTAGCACGTAACCATTTGTAAGAACAAGCCACCCCAATCAAATAAACATTATTGTGAAGAATTTTCCGCTCGCCAGCCACCACACCAGTAAGTGCGCTGCCCATCAATCACAGTATCACACAGTCAgcttattttatattttaatgcaCTAGTTTGTTTCATGTGGTGGATgtataaattataaaacatCAGTAAGTTGAATCAGTGTGTTTTCTTTAATCTGTTCTTGTATTCTTAAGTTAATTGATGTTAATTCTATGCGGAATTGTGCTCATTGCATCTCCCTGGTTTGGtgcatataaattaaaaattctcATTCAAAGAATAATGCATCTTTTTTTGGCACATGCTACCGGTTTTTTCTTTGCCGAGCCTTGGAACAGAAGAGTGGAAAACAACATAGATATTCTGTCCTTGGGTAAGTATAGATCTGTGGGTAAATGAAAATTAAGCAGAGGGACCGCCTCTATATACTGGAACTTCTGGGtttcttatttttgtttttgattttggTTATTGGTCTGTTTTTTCTCAGATACTGCTACACATTATTGGTTTCGGTATTCATACAGACCTTAAAAACCATCAAAATATGTAAGTTTCGTGTTCTCAGTTTCTCACGATTCATTCCTCACACAGTATTAATGGTGCTATTTTTGTAATCAATCTTGTATTGAAGGTCAAGACTGTGTGCAAAAAATTTGCCAAAGTATGTAACTGAAGACCGCCTGAGAGAGTTTTTTTCCCAGAAAGGTGAAGTTACTGATGCCAAGATCATGCGTACTCGGTAACCACTTCTTCCTTGATCTGTTCATTCTAACAGATTGTTTTCTCAATTGACTCTggcattttattttgttataattataattgttgTGTTAGTGCAGGGATGGTAAGAGTAGGCAGTTTGGTTTCATTGGGTTTAGGACAGAACATGAAGCCGAGGAAGCCATAAAGTACTTCAATAAGTCTTTCTTGGATACTTGCCGGATTACATGTGAGGTTTGTTGCTTTTTTTTCTTCATCACGCCTTTTGCTATATTTTTTAGATTTCTACCATCAAATTCCAAAGATTTTTATTAGACGAAATGGAATTTAGATGAATTTCAGACTTAGAGAGGAATAGACATATTTTGGAAAAGTTCGATTATCAAGAGAATAGAGGAAATAGAGTTATTTTGAGTGCTTTTTTACATTGGTAAAAAGCAATTTGGTACATGAACTTTTGATAAAATGACAAATTGGTAGTGATTTGTTTTGTCGGACTCCCTATTTAACTGCATGGAATGCCACCACATGTACCGGTTGCTGAAAGAATACGTTTAAGATTTGATACTTTTGAAGAGGACAAGAGTTACCTTTGCATTTCAATGACCAGGTTGCGTGGAAGGTTGGAGATCCTGACATCCCACGACCTTGGAGTCGGCACTCAAAGAAGCAAAAGGAGAATACAACTGAAGCGGATAAGAAAGTTGTTGGTTTCAAAGGTTCTAAAGCTGCAGTATTAAAAGGGGAGAGTCTGAAAAGTGAGAAGGGAGATGATAATGGGGACCCTCAATTTCAGGAGTTCCTCGAGCTCATGCAGCATCGTAGTAAATCCAAATTGTGGTCTAATGATGCACTTGCAGCCTCGTCAGTGGTTCAAAATAAAGTAGCATCAAAAAGTATAGTTCAGATGGCAGAAGGATGCGAAAGGAAATTAGACGTACTGGATTATGATCTGGAGGAACTGAAGGGAGAAGGTCGTAATACATCAATAGATAAACAAGACACAGACAAACCAAATGTTTTGGCTCATGATGAGGTTGTGTCTGACATGGATTACTTTAGGAGCAGAATTAAGAAGGATTGGTCAGACTCAGAAAGTAGTGACAACGAAGTTGGTGATGATCATAGTGATAATGATGTTTGTGACGGTGATGGTCAGACCAAGAGCAATATCGATCCCGTGGAGGATATCCTCGAACAAGATTTTTCAGGCAGGGAAGATGGGAGAGGCTCTTTTGGAGAACATAAAATAATTGAGTCAGCAAGCCACTCATCTTATTCAACCAATGAGAATGAGGAAGTCATAGGATCTAGCCGTTTATTCATCCGCAATCTTCCCTACACGGCCACGTATGTGTCCTCATGTCCTTGTTTAAGTGCTATGCTAACATAGTGCGGGCGGCTATGTTTTGTTTCTTGTACAGTACTGATCTTACACGGTTTGTCTTTTCTCCCTTTTCTTTTATATGGCTTTACTTTCTCTGACACTTCCTGATGTGATACAGTGAAGAAGATCTAGAAGACCACTTTGGCAAATATGGCAGTATTTCCGAGGTCCATATTGTTTTTGATAAAGATTCTAAACGGTCCAAAGGATTTGCTTACATTCTCTTTGCTCTTCCAGAATCTGCTGCTAGGTACTATATCCTCAGCTAAATAGACACTACATTGGAGGTTAGAATAGCTTTGATGTGTTGAATTGTGACATTCTGATGAGGTAGATGCATTAGATTTGGATGCTGAAGTTTTAACAATATCACCAATAAACTTGacacttatttttaaattgtGGAGTTCAACTTACTCTCAAATATCAGAAAGTGTAATCTGATCTTgtctcatttttttaaaatatttttttctgacGACAATCATGACCATTTGTACACGTGTGAACGTGTTTTACCTCCCATAGAAAAATGATTGATTTGTGTTTTCAGGGCGCTGGTAGAGATGGACAATGCAATCTTTCAGGGGAGATTATTGCACATCATGCCTGCTAAACCGAAAAATATTAATGGCAAACAAGAGTATGCATTTCAAGTTAACTACTTGTGTTATTTTTTCAGTTCTGTTTGAGCAGTACTGCGGTAGAGTGTATTGATTGCTGAATTTCTTCTGCTGGACCAGCGATTTTGACAAGCACCCTTCAAAAACATTGAAGCAACAGAGAGAAGAGGAAAGGAAAGCATCAGAAGCCCGTGGaaacacacaagcatggaaTAGTTTATATATGCGCTCTGATACTGTAAGTTAAAAAAGTCAATATGAGGACTGGCATAAACAATTAGTCCCCCAATACGGTTACAGCATTAATGCATCATTGAGTTTGGTTGTGCCTTTTCAGAATGCGAGGATAAAAAAAAGCACAGTTAGGATTTTAACTAAGTTGGTGGAGGCTAGAGATATGCTTCCTTCTTCCAAAACTATCCTCAAAATAACAGAGAGAGGCTGGGGATTTCCTCGTGCTGAAACTACATGATGTTTCAATTTTGAACTAAGATTACTTGATGTTTCATTTTTTAACTAAGATGTATGGGGTAGTAGCAGTCTGGTActagattttattttctttctctCGTGCCTAGAATACTGACACTCAACTCTCAAGCTCTGCTTGTAAATGCTACCTACATGACAGCGTTAACTTTATCTTATAGACTCGTACTCTGATccaatattttattatgattcttACGTATTGTAGGTTGTTGAAAATATTGCACGAAAATATGGTGTTAGTAAAAGTGAACTTCTAGATAAAGAATCCGATGATCTTGCTGTGCGAATTGCGTTGGGGGAGACTCAAGTGATTGCTGAGACAAAGAAAGCTCTCTCAAGTGCTGGGGTTAATATTGCCTCATTAGAGGAGTTTGCCTCTGGTAGAAGTGATGGCCTGAAGAGAAGCAACCATGTTATTTTAGTTAAGAATTTGCCTTACAGTTCATCTGAAAATGAGCTAGCCAACATGTTTGGGAAATTTGGCAGCTTGGACAAAGTCATTTTACCTCCTACAAAAACCTTAGCTTTGGTatgattttttcttttcttttcttttcttttctttcctttcctttttttttttgttctttctcaagctcagaTTGTATTTTCTTGTGAACCAACGATGTCTGTTTTTCATCAATCGAGCTTTTAAGTTGGTAATTATGTAGGAAGGGATCCCTTTAGTTTACATACATACTTCAAAAAATCTGTTTCCAGATATCATCTCTATCAATTTGTACTGGATCACTGCGGATAATAACCAAGTATAGTTGAGAAAAGTAGGATATGATTCGGGTGACTGATTGGCAATATGGATTGTTATAATCCATGCATGTTTTGCATTCATACCCGACAAAGTAATTTGCCTTGTCTGCTTGCATTACATGCCTAGCTCCTGGATTTGATCAAAGTACTCCTTGATACTTAGAGAGTTCCCGCAAAACACTTTTCAGTAGCATGATGCCAACTTTGTGCAGCAAATTTCTATCATACTAGGTTCTGAAAATGAACTTGATGGCATTTGTTATCATATATATTAGCTAATCAAATTCCTCTTTCTTACCAATACTCCAGGTTCTCTTCCTAGAACCTGCTGAAGCACGTGCAGCTTTCAAAGGTTTAACATACAAGCGGTACAAGTAAGTTGATTTAGTAGTTCAGTGCCGTTAGTTTTTATTGGCATCCTTGCTCTCTGACAGCAAGTTGAGTGCTTATGTCTATTGAGGGATTAAGTCGTTGAGTGCACGTAAGTAAGATGCCTATTATAGAGGTATGTGTGTGGTGACAATATTGACTATAGTGTACGAATAGTATCTACGACTCTCTTGAGcaaagtaagaaaattaaaaataatgggATGAATCTGTACGTTGGATGAATATGCACCAATCTAGCTTTGATGGACTCGAGATAATTATATGCCTACAACACAATGGATACAAGAATAAAAGTTGCTTATCTTTTTGTTCCTGTTGGAATTAATTGTTGCTAGATTGAAATTTGTTGGCTGTGATTTGGGAAGTTGATGGTTATCTGTTGTTACCATAGGGATGTTCCGCTGTATCTGGAATGGGCACCTTACAATATTCTTAGTCAAACTGCAACATTTGATAAAGTTACTGTCCATCAACTTGATGTCAAGAGAGCTTTGCTCGAGCAACAAGTTGTCGAACTAACAGAGGCGGATGTTGATAATGATAGAATTGAGGTTGTTTCTGAACTATGCATGTCTTGTTTTATATAGTTACACTTGCCCAGTGGAGTAACAAAGTGTTACATCTTTCCTTATATAGCATCTTATTAAATCAAGTACCACAGAGTCGCTTGCCTACCATTATGGGTCAATCCCATTTGATAGTTTTGTTATTTACTATGTAGAGAGGGTGGAATATAAGTGAAAAATGAAAATGCTCTTACATTAAATGCAAAAATTCTGTAATGTATCAAATTATTAAGCTTCGGAAAGCTGTAGTGGATATCTAAAGCAGAGAACTAAACATAACTAGAGCGCCATTGTTAGAACAATTAAATCACTGATCATGAAGATATATTCTTGCCAATTAACTTTTACCATAACTTTATTGTAAGAGGGCCATCGAGTCAGTGAAACTGGCCAAGGAAGGAAATTGTACAAAAACCTATGAATTCAGCATAACTAGTGGGCAATATAGAGTGCAAATGTAAATAATTGAACTAGCTCAAGAATTTTCAGTTTGCATGAATGTGGGGCATTATGGCTATGCATTTCTTTGATCTGTTGATGTGGGATTATGTCATTGCGAATGGATCTTACCAGGTCACCAATTCGAAGATATACATACAAACTGGTTGGCCTTTAATTATTCAAGTGTTTTATTTCAGGTTTTgaaattttcttttgttttttgctCTAGTCACGCACCATATATGTTAAGAATCTCA
It encodes:
- the LOC140890871 gene encoding DNA-directed RNA polymerases II and V subunit 8A-like, translating into MVETLFEDIFRVEALDPDGKKFDKASRIAARSEQFDMLLYLDVNTDIYPMYVGEKFMMVLASTLNLDGTPDSGFYTPGNRKSLADKFDYVMQGKLYKISEETKEKHVKADIYVSFGGLLMMLKGDPSIAARFELDQKLFVLLRKV
- the LOC140890476 gene encoding uncharacterized protein, whose protein sequence is MSRLCAKNLPKYVTEDRLREFFSQKGEVTDAKIMRTRDGKSRQFGFIGFRTEHEAEEAIKYFNKSFLDTCRITCEVAWKVGDPDIPRPWSRHSKKQKENTTEADKKVVGFKGSKAAVLKGESLKSEKGDDNGDPQFQEFLELMQHRSKSKLWSNDALAASSVVQNKVASKSIVQMAEGCERKLDVLDYDLEELKGEGRNTSIDKQDTDKPNVLAHDEVVSDMDYFRSRIKKDWSDSESSDNEVGDDHSDNDVCDGDGQTKSNIDPVEDILEQDFSGREDGRGSFGEHKIIESASHSSYSTNENEEVIGSSRLFIRNLPYTATEEDLEDHFGKYGSISEVHIVFDKDSKRSKGFAYILFALPESAARALVEMDNAIFQGRLLHIMPAKPKNINGKQDDFDKHPSKTLKQQREEERKASEARGNTQAWNSLYMRSDTVVENIARKYGVSKSELLDKESDDLAVRIALGETQVIAETKKALSSAGVNIASLEEFASGRSDGLKRSNHVILVKNLPYSSSENELANMFGKFGSLDKVILPPTKTLALVLFLEPAEARAAFKGLTYKRYKDVPLYLEWAPYNILSQTATFDKVTVHQLDVKRALLEQQVVELTEADVDNDRIESRTIYVKNLNFKTSEADIKKHFTEHMKGGKLLSVRVKKHIKNGKNISMGFGFMEFDSVETAASVRRDLQGTVLDGHALILQLCHAKNDELLPKKIANDRSSTKLIIRNVAFEATEKELRQLFSPFGQIKSLRLPRRLGNHRGFAFVEYVTKQEARNALEAFSNTHFYGRHLVLERAKEGESLEELRARTAAQFTDSAKLSKKRKHETVIDEGNVRFERTADF